The following proteins are co-located in the Komagataeibacter sp. FNDCF1 genome:
- a CDS encoding site-specific integrase, translated as MNKHSSSKGRKPYNLFQPAGSANWSVRFSIRGQGQIRKSLGTPDIHRAEIKAQRIYYETLYKAEEGLNVKASTISKIIAEFVADMETKATQGFMPKNVASQNKAILERYVDGFFGPHNPNFISTKTIDQYLSWRSDYWVTGPGKDIAYLTYERGGKTITAPVTAKKRVRPSPATLNRERAALSAFLRYCFDSQYIKAIPEIRTVKTGYTARPGFSEKEFEAFSAYARASSQEAGLHPAVFYDRWLFFPYVSFIALSGMRPTEVKNMKWGDVIGLEIDKDGIPRETDVHLRVHGKGRSRELIPREELAFGIRMLYKFYIDEAGFIPDKNDFLFMHKDRTQFKSFTGQFNRALAATGLTRDYRGVKRTPYSLRHYYITEQLRRGVDAYILARNVGTSVKMLEEHYDHNTNERYKEMLRPRRN; from the coding sequence GTGAATAAGCACAGTTCTAGCAAAGGCCGGAAACCATATAATCTGTTTCAGCCTGCCGGGTCTGCTAATTGGTCCGTTAGATTTTCGATTCGGGGACAGGGTCAAATCCGCAAAAGCCTTGGCACCCCCGATATTCACCGGGCAGAAATCAAGGCGCAGCGAATCTATTATGAAACGCTGTATAAGGCCGAAGAAGGCCTGAACGTTAAAGCCAGCACCATCAGCAAGATCATTGCCGAATTCGTGGCCGATATGGAAACCAAGGCCACGCAGGGCTTTATGCCCAAAAACGTGGCAAGCCAGAACAAAGCGATTTTGGAACGCTACGTGGATGGGTTCTTTGGTCCACATAATCCGAATTTCATCAGCACCAAAACCATCGACCAGTACCTATCATGGCGATCAGATTACTGGGTCACAGGGCCGGGTAAGGATATTGCCTACCTGACCTATGAACGGGGCGGCAAAACCATCACAGCGCCCGTCACAGCAAAGAAGCGCGTCCGTCCTTCTCCAGCTACCCTGAACAGGGAAAGGGCCGCCCTAAGCGCTTTCCTGCGCTACTGTTTTGATTCGCAATACATCAAGGCAATTCCTGAAATCCGAACGGTTAAAACTGGCTACACAGCCCGTCCCGGTTTTTCGGAAAAGGAATTTGAAGCCTTTTCCGCATATGCCCGCGCATCATCACAGGAAGCAGGGCTTCATCCAGCCGTATTTTATGATCGTTGGCTCTTTTTCCCGTATGTAAGTTTCATCGCCCTAAGCGGAATGCGCCCAACCGAAGTTAAGAATATGAAATGGGGCGATGTTATTGGTTTGGAAATCGATAAGGATGGCATTCCACGGGAAACAGATGTTCATTTGCGGGTTCATGGAAAAGGCCGATCACGCGAATTGATCCCGCGTGAAGAATTAGCCTTTGGTATCAGGATGTTATACAAATTTTATATAGATGAAGCAGGGTTCATACCTGATAAGAATGATTTCCTGTTCATGCACAAGGATAGAACGCAGTTCAAATCCTTCACCGGCCAGTTTAACAGGGCATTAGCTGCCACCGGCCTTACAAGGGATTATCGTGGGGTAAAGCGCACGCCCTACAGCCTGCGCCACTACTATATCACTGAACAGCTAAGGCGCGGCGTGGATGCTTACATTCTGGCCCGCAATGTAGGCACCAGCGTAAAGATGCTGGAAGAACATTACGATCATAATACAAATGAGCGCTATAAAGAGATGTTGCGCCCCAGACGGAATTAG
- a CDS encoding recombinase family protein — MFIGYARTSTADQVAGLEGQIRELEAKGCAKVYAEQVSATSAHRPEMAACMDNLRAGDVLVVAKPDRLARSTADLLALVKDIEGKGAALLILSMGGQELDTRNPTSKLMLTMLAAVAEFERDLMKERQAEGIAKAKTDGRYKGRKPTAMNQALKIRQMKAEGQKATDIAKALNISRMSVYRALKGF; from the coding sequence ATGTTCATTGGTTACGCACGCACCAGCACGGCAGATCAGGTTGCTGGCTTAGAAGGCCAGATCCGGGAACTGGAAGCCAAGGGGTGCGCCAAGGTTTATGCGGAACAGGTTTCAGCTACCTCCGCCCATAGACCAGAAATGGCAGCCTGTATGGATAACTTGCGGGCTGGTGATGTGCTGGTGGTTGCCAAGCCTGACCGGCTGGCACGTTCAACGGCTGACCTGCTGGCGTTGGTAAAAGATATTGAAGGCAAGGGCGCTGCCTTGCTGATCCTTTCAATGGGGGGCCAGGAGTTGGATACCCGCAATCCCACAAGCAAACTGATGTTGACCATGCTGGCCGCTGTGGCTGAATTCGAACGCGATTTGATGAAGGAAAGACAGGCGGAAGGCATTGCCAAAGCAAAGACAGATGGGCGCTATAAAGGGCGAAAGCCAACTGCTATGAATCAGGCATTAAAGATCAGGCAGATGAAGGCAGAAGGGCAGAAAGCTACTGACATAGCCAAAGCCCTGAATATCAGCCGTATGAGCGTATATAGGGCACTGAAAGGATTTTAG
- a CDS encoding IS5 family transposase → MVTWTGIARREYSREGLRYPSDMTDGEWTLIMPFVPPAKRGGRPRTTDMREVVNAMLYIASAGCAWRLLPKCFPPVSTVRRYFYAWRDAGVFEAMNTVLVMSLREIEGRDASPSAGVIDSQSVKTTESGGISGYDAGKKVKGRKRHIVTDTCGFLIFLLVHAADIQDRDGAVDVLAAIRRRFPWLRHIFADGGYAGDKLRNALAAMGKWTLEIIRRSDTTKGFQILPRRWVVERTFAWLGRCRRLAKDWEQSIASSTAWTLIASIRMLTRRTARHCQG, encoded by the coding sequence ATGGTGACATGGACTGGTATTGCCCGGCGCGAGTATAGCCGGGAAGGCTTGCGATATCCATCGGACATGACGGACGGGGAGTGGACTTTGATCATGCCATTTGTGCCCCCTGCGAAACGGGGCGGTCGTCCGCGCACGACGGATATGCGCGAGGTGGTCAACGCGATGCTCTACATAGCCTCGGCCGGGTGCGCGTGGCGTCTGCTGCCGAAATGCTTTCCGCCGGTCTCGACCGTCAGGCGCTATTTTTACGCCTGGCGTGATGCCGGAGTATTCGAGGCCATGAATACGGTGCTGGTCATGAGCCTGCGCGAGATCGAGGGGCGTGACGCCTCTCCGAGCGCAGGCGTGATTGACAGCCAGTCGGTGAAAACCACGGAAAGTGGCGGGATTTCAGGCTATGACGCGGGGAAAAAGGTCAAGGGCCGCAAGCGCCATATCGTGACGGATACCTGCGGCTTCCTGATCTTTCTCCTCGTTCATGCCGCCGACATCCAGGACCGTGATGGGGCCGTTGATGTCCTGGCAGCGATACGCAGGCGCTTTCCCTGGCTGCGCCACATCTTTGCTGATGGCGGTTATGCTGGCGACAAATTGCGAAACGCGCTCGCCGCCATGGGAAAATGGACCCTCGAAATCATCAGGCGGTCCGATACGACGAAGGGCTTTCAGATCCTGCCGCGTCGCTGGGTGGTGGAACGGACATTCGCATGGCTGGGACGGTGCAGGCGGCTCGCCAAAGATTGGGAACAATCCATTGCTTCCTCAACCGCATGGACATTGATCGCCTCGATCCGAATGCTCACACGACGGACAGCAAGGCATTGTCAGGGTTGA
- a CDS encoding IS5 family transposase, translated as MVTWTGIARREYSRERLRYPSDMTDGEWTLIMPFVPPAKRGGRPRTTDMREVVNAMLYIASAGCAWRLLPKCFPPVSTIRRYFYAWRDAGVFEVMNTVLVMSLREIEGRDASPSAGVIDSQSVKTTESGGISGYDAGKKVKGRKRHIVTDTCGFLIFLLVHAADIQDRDGAVDVLAAIRRRFPWLRHIFADGGYAGDKLRSALASMGKWTLEIIRRSDTVKGFQILPRRWVVERTFAWLGRCRRLAKDWEQSIASSTAWTLIASIRMLTRRTARHCQG; from the coding sequence ATGGTGACATGGACTGGTATTGCCCGGCGCGAGTATAGCCGGGAAAGATTGCGATATCCATCGGACATGACGGACGGGGAGTGGACTTTGATCATGCCATTTGTGCCCCCGGCGAAACGGGGCGGTCGTCCGCGCACGACGGATATGCGCGAGGTGGTCAATGCGATGCTCTACATAGCCTCGGCCGGGTGTGCGTGGCGTCTGCTGCCGAAATGCTTTCCGCCGGTCTCGACCATCAGGCGCTATTTTTACGCCTGGCGTGATGCCGGAGTGTTCGAGGTCATGAATACGGTGCTGGTCATGAGCCTGCGCGAGATCGAGGGACGTGACGCCTCTCCGAGCGCGGGCGTGATTGACAGCCAGTCGGTGAAAACCACGGAAAGCGGCGGGATTTCGGGCTATGACGCGGGGAAGAAGGTCAAGGGCCGCAAGCGCCATATCGTGACGGATACCTGCGGCTTCCTGATCTTTCTCCTCGTTCATGCCGCTGATATCCAGGACCGTGATGGGGCCGTTGATGTTCTGGCAGCGATACGCAGGCGCTTTCCCTGGCTGCGCCACATCTTCGCTGATGGCGGCTATGCTGGCGACAAATTGCGATCCGCGCTCGCCTCCATGGGAAAATGGACCCTCGAAATCATCAGGCGGTCCGATACGGTGAAGGGTTTTCAGATCCTGCCGCGTCGCTGGGTGGTGGAACGGACATTCGCATGGCTGGGACGATGCAGGCGGCTCGCCAAAGATTGGGAACAATCCATTGCTTCCTCAACCGCATGGACATTGATCGCCTCAATCCGAATGCTCACACGACGGACAGCAAGGCATTGTCAGGGTTGA
- a CDS encoding primase-helicase family protein, producing MNKRKTGVKALNIKPYNYEYNFGNYSEEGKPEFEIYKYLAEHSYRQGTGNYFVYNPKTRRVVSASQKQLETELRKHFRGHKITYGDYVKQEITITNDHIKNFVSYNLSPEVIGSMPLPLFEGKQFVYNGNVYFNTYYDDSFIPTMGINEHLLWKGLNIFAKGLCNVENELPRDLFKTPVSNWKGTEYEIFLWVIYWFAALYQRPGINLRSVPAFFGSEHGIGKNAFLIYMQILIGPASCGRVEKTAFRGNSNFNGEMSGKVLGYFNEIERTESKQLYNWIKENVVEETINLNEKNKTPREVFNIFNLVLFSNDYSALAIEEKDRRLCIIKTYSPGDENEVLNFRYNNLEIFIEEQENDPDHEWLNSLANLLLSLDVDGNKGFYNKPLATTLGELAKTESLSDFHKWLFSAKNLFKKEKQSVAFGKMYKHYQEWAFENKITPLSEFRFIQKVKAESQSKTYFSIQGKEARIYVKQKLVYKVNEYEEPHDDEIFINDTKADTSFKKLKNNIVNEKSNIPLSILNSAEFKNRGAGL from the coding sequence ATGAACAAAAGAAAAACAGGCGTAAAAGCCTTAAACATTAAGCCATATAATTATGAATACAATTTTGGAAATTATTCAGAAGAAGGTAAACCAGAATTCGAAATATACAAATACCTTGCCGAACATTCATATAGGCAAGGCACCGGAAATTACTTTGTTTACAATCCAAAAACAAGGCGAGTTGTTTCAGCATCGCAAAAACAACTTGAAACCGAATTGAGAAAACATTTCCGTGGCCATAAAATTACATATGGCGATTACGTTAAACAAGAAATCACTATAACAAACGATCATATTAAAAATTTTGTAAGTTATAACCTTTCCCCTGAAGTAATAGGATCAATGCCACTGCCTTTGTTTGAAGGTAAGCAATTCGTTTATAATGGTAATGTTTATTTTAACACTTACTATGATGATTCTTTTATACCAACTATGGGAATAAATGAACATTTATTATGGAAAGGTTTGAATATTTTTGCAAAAGGTCTTTGTAACGTAGAAAACGAATTGCCTCGCGATCTATTCAAAACGCCAGTTAGTAACTGGAAAGGCACTGAATATGAAATCTTCCTATGGGTAATTTACTGGTTTGCGGCCCTTTACCAACGTCCCGGCATCAATTTGCGTTCAGTTCCGGCTTTCTTTGGCTCTGAACATGGCATTGGGAAAAATGCCTTTTTGATTTATATGCAAATCCTAATTGGGCCAGCTTCTTGCGGCAGAGTTGAAAAAACAGCATTTAGGGGTAATAGCAATTTCAATGGCGAAATGTCTGGAAAGGTACTAGGCTATTTCAATGAAATTGAAAGAACAGAAAGCAAGCAGCTTTACAACTGGATCAAAGAAAATGTTGTCGAAGAAACAATTAACTTAAACGAAAAAAACAAAACGCCGCGCGAAGTATTTAATATATTCAACCTTGTTTTGTTTTCCAATGATTATTCTGCATTAGCAATAGAAGAAAAGGACCGTCGTTTATGTATCATAAAAACATATTCCCCCGGCGATGAAAATGAAGTTTTAAACTTTAGGTATAACAATCTTGAAATATTCATTGAAGAACAAGAAAATGATCCTGATCATGAATGGTTAAATTCTTTGGCGAATTTGCTTCTTTCCTTAGACGTGGACGGGAACAAAGGTTTTTATAACAAGCCCTTGGCAACAACCCTTGGCGAATTAGCTAAAACGGAAAGCCTTTCCGATTTCCACAAATGGTTATTCAGCGCCAAAAACCTTTTCAAAAAAGAAAAACAATCTGTCGCTTTTGGTAAAATGTATAAGCATTATCAGGAATGGGCTTTTGAAAATAAAATAACCCCATTGTCTGAATTTCGTTTCATTCAAAAAGTTAAGGCAGAATCCCAATCAAAAACATATTTTTCAATACAGGGAAAAGAAGCAAGGATATATGTTAAGCAAAAACTTGTTTATAAGGTGAACGAATATGAAGAACCACATGATGATGAAATTTTCATAAATGATACCAAAGCAGATACTAGTTTTAAAAAACTTAAAAACAATATTGTAAATGAAAAAAGTAATATACCATTGTCGATTCTTAATTCTGCTGAATTTAAAAATAGGGGTGCTGGTTTATGA